The following proteins are encoded in a genomic region of Nicoliella spurrieriana:
- the xerD gene encoding site-specific tyrosine recombinase XerD, with product MNQLVSEYVRYMLVERGLANNSIVSYKQDIVECMHFLASIGLDSWRAVDQNAILEYIAHLQKSGKAKSSITRFISAMREFYQFLMQFHYVDTNPMLKIEVPKPEQHLPAVLTESEINQLLMQPDVTNKFGIRDRTILEVMYATGLRVSELIGLQLADLHLDMHLIQTVGKGDKERIIPIGTVAIEWVQRYLRLSRPQLLGRHKSNYLFLNARGGKLSRQSIWQKIKHYVSNTDIKKNVTPHTLRHSFATHILENGADLRIIQELLGHSDIATTQFYTHISHGHLSEVYDKYHPRK from the coding sequence ATGAATCAATTGGTTAGTGAATACGTCAGATACATGTTGGTAGAGCGAGGATTAGCAAATAATAGTATTGTGAGCTACAAACAAGATATTGTTGAGTGCATGCATTTTTTAGCATCGATCGGGTTGGACAGCTGGCGTGCAGTGGATCAAAACGCCATTTTAGAATACATTGCCCACCTTCAAAAAAGTGGGAAGGCGAAAAGTTCCATTACCCGCTTTATTTCTGCCATGCGCGAATTTTATCAGTTTTTGATGCAGTTTCATTATGTTGATACTAATCCAATGTTAAAAATTGAGGTTCCTAAACCAGAGCAGCACTTGCCAGCGGTTTTAACTGAATCTGAAATTAACCAACTATTGATGCAGCCTGATGTCACTAACAAGTTTGGCATTCGTGATCGAACGATTTTAGAGGTTATGTATGCGACTGGTTTGCGAGTCAGTGAGTTAATTGGGTTACAGTTAGCGGACTTACACTTGGACATGCACTTGATTCAAACAGTTGGTAAGGGTGATAAGGAGCGCATTATTCCGATCGGGACGGTTGCTATTGAATGGGTGCAACGTTACTTACGACTTAGCCGTCCACAACTGTTGGGTAGGCATAAGTCAAACTACTTATTTTTGAATGCTCGTGGCGGCAAATTGAGTCGACAGAGTATTTGGCAAAAAATTAAGCATTACGTATCAAATACCGATATTAAGAAAAATGTGACTCCCCATACACTGAGGCATTCGTTTGCGACCCATATTTTAGAAAATGGTGCCGATCTTAGAATTATCCAGGAACTGTTGGGACATTCAGACATTGCAACGACTCAATTTTATACCCATATTTCACATGGCCATTTAAGCGAGGTCTACGATAAGTACCATCCAAGAAAGTAA
- a CDS encoding reductase has translation MLFKYKDDYQKIVYDLLSLVPNMDKMDRITDEIDWYQDDDSRNFYLWKDQNDNWSGLLGVEDKEQNLLIRRLILVPEMFTLPNCFKMLDELEKIDLGKKIVGSLETAKVCEEWEQAQNE, from the coding sequence ATGTTATTTAAGTACAAAGATGATTATCAAAAAATTGTTTATGATTTATTATCATTGGTTCCTAATATGGATAAAATGGATCGAATTACCGATGAAATCGATTGGTATCAAGATGATGATAGTCGCAATTTTTACTTGTGGAAGGATCAAAATGATAATTGGTCCGGATTATTAGGAGTTGAGGATAAGGAACAAAATTTATTGATTCGACGTTTGATCCTAGTTCCTGAAATGTTTACGTTACCTAATTGTTTTAAGATGCTAGATGAATTGGAAAAAATTGATTTAGGCAAGAAAATCGTGGGATCATTAGAAACCGCCAAAGTTTGTGAAGAATGGGAGCAAGCCCAAAATGAGTGA
- a CDS encoding segregation and condensation protein A yields MSELKQPFLIHINEFDGPLELLLHLIKQSKMSIYDIQIEAITKQYVDYLDRMKALNIDLVSEYFVMASNLMAIKSKLLLPSVSNDEDDDSDPRNELMNQLIVYQVYKKHADDLKQRYVQRAQLHSRPELVPSYANGLIDSDSTMDIDLIRTAMLRVVNNHELESQNAVEVSEWQYSVDEQTGWLIDQLELNGHLNLVELFSQQLNREALVTTFLAVLEMIKQQQIKVSNVDGEMTICKTIG; encoded by the coding sequence ATGAGTGAATTAAAACAGCCATTTTTGATTCATATCAATGAATTCGACGGGCCGCTTGAATTATTACTGCACTTGATTAAACAATCTAAGATGAGCATTTATGATATTCAAATTGAGGCAATTACCAAGCAGTATGTGGACTATCTCGATCGCATGAAGGCATTGAATATCGACTTGGTCAGCGAGTACTTTGTAATGGCTTCTAACTTGATGGCAATTAAATCCAAACTACTATTACCTAGTGTTTCAAATGATGAAGATGATGATTCTGATCCACGAAATGAGTTAATGAATCAATTGATTGTCTATCAAGTGTACAAAAAGCATGCTGATGATTTAAAGCAGCGCTATGTACAACGCGCCCAGTTGCACTCACGACCTGAGTTAGTCCCGAGCTATGCGAATGGTTTGATTGATAGTGATTCAACAATGGACATTGATTTAATTCGGACTGCGATGCTACGGGTGGTCAATAACCATGAATTGGAATCGCAAAATGCAGTTGAAGTTAGCGAATGGCAGTATTCCGTTGATGAGCAAACCGGGTGGTTAATTGATCAATTGGAATTAAATGGACATTTAAACTTGGTTGAATTATTTAGTCAGCAATTGAATCGAGAGGCATTGGTGACTACCTTTTTGGCGGTTTTAGAAATGATTAAGCAGCAGCAAATTAAAGTTTCGAACGTTGATGGTGAAATGACAATATGTAAAACGATTGGGTGA
- the scpB gene encoding SMC-Scp complex subunit ScpB — protein MNSNLARIEALIYVTGETGISIDQIQKQLNLSLEEVTTLLKQLTFKYQSDDESGLQVINFDQRYQITTKPELNPDLKRLYSDDNHRILTQASLEGLTIIAYNQPITRVEVDDIRGVNSSAIIQKLFKQGLITTAGKSNVAGNPRLYKTTDLFLNLFGLNSLDDLPPMDLDNDLKGE, from the coding sequence ATGAATAGTAATTTAGCCCGCATTGAAGCGTTAATTTACGTAACTGGTGAAACGGGAATTTCGATCGATCAAATTCAAAAGCAGTTGAACCTTAGCTTAGAGGAAGTAACAACACTTTTAAAGCAGCTAACGTTTAAATATCAAAGTGATGATGAATCAGGATTGCAGGTCATTAATTTTGATCAGCGGTATCAAATTACGACTAAACCAGAATTAAATCCTGATTTAAAGCGGTTATATTCTGATGATAATCACCGCATTTTGACTCAAGCTAGCTTGGAAGGATTAACCATCATTGCATATAATCAACCAATTACACGGGTGGAAGTTGATGATATTCGGGGGGTCAATAGTTCAGCAATTATTCAAAAATTATTTAAACAGGGGCTGATTACCACAGCTGGGAAAAGCAACGTTGCTGGGAACCCCCGGTTGTATAAAACGACCGATTTATTTTTAAATCTATTTGGTTTAAATAGTTTGGATGATCTTCCACCAATGGACTTAGATAATGATTTAAAAGGAGAATGA
- a CDS encoding pseudouridine synthase codes for MAERLQKVMARAGVASRRKSEAIIKAGRVRVNGQVVTELGIKVKSSDEIQVDRVPISKEQPVYYLFYKPRQVVSTVSDEKNRKTVMDYFPEVSERIYPVGRLDYDTAGLLLMTNDGDLDNRLTHPKYEINKVYVAKVTGMPSNDGMKKLRLGVMIDGKKTAPAKTKVLEAANGYQVKNAVIQLTIHEGRNHEVKKMFEAIGNPVKKLSRVQYGFLTLGNLKPGEYRPLKKVEVDRLREMTDK; via the coding sequence ATGGCAGAAAGATTACAAAAGGTAATGGCTAGGGCTGGTGTAGCATCTAGACGGAAATCAGAAGCAATTATTAAGGCTGGCCGGGTCCGGGTCAATGGACAGGTAGTGACTGAACTGGGGATTAAAGTTAAAAGCAGTGATGAAATTCAAGTTGATCGGGTGCCGATTAGTAAGGAACAACCAGTATATTACCTATTTTACAAGCCCAGACAAGTGGTTTCGACCGTTAGCGATGAAAAGAATCGAAAGACGGTAATGGATTATTTTCCGGAAGTATCCGAGCGAATCTACCCAGTGGGGCGGTTAGATTATGATACCGCAGGATTATTATTGATGACTAACGATGGTGATTTAGATAATCGATTGACCCATCCTAAATATGAAATCAATAAAGTTTACGTTGCAAAGGTTACCGGCATGCCCTCGAACGATGGAATGAAAAAACTACGGTTAGGGGTAATGATTGATGGTAAAAAGACAGCCCCTGCTAAAACGAAGGTATTAGAGGCTGCTAATGGATATCAAGTTAAAAACGCGGTTATTCAATTAACAATTCACGAGGGCCGAAACCATGAAGTAAAAAAGATGTTTGAAGCAATTGGTAATCCGGTTAAAAAATTAAGTCGGGTCCAATATGGCTTTTTAACGCTTGGCAATTTAAAGCCCGGTGAGTACCGACCCTTAAAGAAGGTCGAAGTTGATCGCCTTCGTGAAATGACTGATAAATAA
- a CDS encoding ECF transporter S component produces the protein METSKKRFSVVQLVQMSLLAALSYILMIFPTIPMFAFFKLDFGDIPILIGTMIFGPAGGILIAVIKSILYWITGGASIASLIGILASLTASIVILLSIELGQGWFKHRSRSLNIIGTVTIETISLVVVLSILNWLVITPLYANLIGFKIPNMAKYILIQVIPFNLIKGIVIGGIFMLVQGRLAKWINVHKK, from the coding sequence ATGGAAACAAGTAAGAAACGGTTTAGTGTTGTTCAGTTGGTTCAAATGTCATTACTAGCGGCATTGTCATATATTCTAATGATTTTTCCAACAATTCCAATGTTTGCTTTCTTCAAGTTAGATTTTGGTGATATTCCAATTCTAATTGGCACGATGATCTTTGGGCCCGCTGGAGGGATTTTAATTGCAGTTATTAAGTCGATCTTGTATTGGATTACCGGGGGCGCTTCAATTGCAAGCTTAATTGGAATCTTAGCATCATTGACAGCGTCTATCGTGATTTTACTTTCAATTGAGCTTGGCCAGGGATGGTTCAAGCACCGCAGTCGCAGTTTAAATATAATTGGCACGGTTACGATTGAAACGATTAGTTTAGTGGTAGTCCTATCGATTTTAAACTGGCTGGTAATTACTCCTCTGTATGCTAATTTAATTGGTTTTAAAATTCCAAATATGGCTAAATACATTTTAATTCAAGTAATTCCATTTAATTTGATTAAGGGAATTGTGATTGGTGGCATTTTCATGTTAGTTCAAGGCCGCCTTGCCAAGTGGATTAACGTTCATAAGAAATAA
- a CDS encoding helix-turn-helix domain-containing protein: MDQDLIMFFLSAEQPRRIKVIENTLIQRRTVSTLFWGMRYQINDFMGLSPKLNSINTNHELVKLIQAGLVTKNDDSHYRLTSLGTARIHTHQPYFSSSTGLSANANYNLLQFRKRWLLALQITSEYSYRNQHYYPMLIGNRDDSFIKQWFHHFKNHGLVNEIKRGLNHFLSQLPNDLAWQFVKRLNGHSMTGMTLLQQSAVLKRTTGSLLIDEWYLFDNLIIFLLNHQSQYPACYDLLMGTHRDQVSNSARQTYQFFLQNNHLKLIANYRKLRLSTVKEHLLEVAILDFKTHAVFKQMFDRNTWQLLGNLYHGNLDNWQFDRIKQQRPDFDYFYFRMYQILRSNQDG, encoded by the coding sequence GTGGATCAAGATTTGATAATGTTTTTCCTATCTGCTGAACAACCACGGCGGATTAAGGTAATTGAAAATACCCTAATTCAACGCCGAACGGTTTCAACATTGTTTTGGGGAATGCGTTATCAAATCAATGATTTCATGGGGCTATCCCCCAAATTAAATTCAATTAATACTAATCATGAATTAGTGAAATTGATTCAAGCCGGGTTAGTGACTAAAAATGACGATAGTCATTATCGACTGACGTCACTTGGGACGGCCCGGATACATACGCATCAACCCTATTTTAGTAGTTCGACTGGATTAAGTGCGAATGCTAATTATAATTTGCTTCAGTTTCGCAAACGATGGCTATTAGCGCTTCAAATTACATCTGAGTACAGCTATCGTAATCAACACTACTACCCAATGTTAATTGGTAATCGTGATGATAGTTTTATTAAGCAATGGTTTCACCACTTTAAAAATCACGGATTAGTTAATGAAATTAAGCGGGGCTTAAATCATTTTCTAAGTCAACTCCCTAATGATTTAGCATGGCAATTTGTTAAGCGTTTAAATGGTCATTCAATGACTGGAATGACTCTTTTACAACAATCGGCGGTCTTAAAACGGACGACTGGCTCACTATTGATTGATGAGTGGTATTTGTTTGATAACTTGATTATCTTCTTGCTTAACCATCAGTCTCAATATCCGGCATGTTATGATTTATTAATGGGGACCCATCGTGATCAGGTTAGTAATAGTGCGCGTCAGACTTATCAATTCTTTTTGCAAAATAACCATTTAAAATTAATTGCTAATTATCGCAAGCTCAGGCTATCTACCGTAAAGGAGCACCTCTTAGAAGTGGCGATTTTGGATTTTAAGACGCACGCTGTTTTTAAACAAATGTTCGATCGAAATACCTGGCAACTTTTGGGAAATTTATACCACGGTAATTTGGATAATTGGCAGTTCGATCGAATTAAGCAACAACGACCAGATTTCGATTATTTTTATTTTCGGATGTATCAGATCTTAAGGAGCAATCAGGATGGATAA
- a CDS encoding RecQ family ATP-dependent DNA helicase, translating into MDKEQLTALLKRHFGFDQFRPGQLEVLLSLQSGNDTMTILPTGAGKTLIYQMFGLMQSQPILIVSPLLSLMQDQVARLKYLGVKSVVALNSTLNWQQKQAVLANLHSYQYLYISPEMLSQPEVIDRIRLMHPGLVVIDEAHCLSQWGPDFRPDYLNLKSVLEQLNGPLTLMLTATASKLVQSDVINKLGLKKPVNRIIKSIDRPNIYLSVMEVASSDDKESRLLRLVTQLKTPGVIYFLSRKLANQTAVWLAQKTGLRVAAYHSGLGSEDRFKIQHQFMSDQLDIICATSAFGMGIDKNDIRFVIHYHLPANLDAYMQEIGRAGRDGKQSIAILLYQPGDETIPAHLMFNNIPDESLVRTFFKTPKRFIEQSPDDEQIKLLAFYFQHGYNANQLNRIFQLRIYQQSNHLQSLINYVNAHECRRHSLLSYFDQLAPGHNKYCCDYQSNGLPLSDLKLQRPLNQPDHDASLDWQIVIKKLFKNDD; encoded by the coding sequence ATGGATAAGGAACAACTAACGGCTCTTTTAAAGCGCCATTTTGGTTTTGATCAGTTTCGTCCCGGTCAATTGGAAGTGCTATTATCGTTACAATCAGGGAATGATACCATGACGATTTTGCCCACTGGTGCCGGTAAAACATTGATTTATCAAATGTTTGGTTTAATGCAGTCCCAGCCGATTTTGATTGTGTCACCCCTGTTGTCATTGATGCAAGATCAAGTGGCGCGGTTAAAATACCTAGGGGTCAAATCAGTGGTTGCCCTAAATTCCACGTTAAATTGGCAACAAAAACAAGCCGTACTAGCGAATTTACATTCATATCAATATCTTTACATTTCTCCAGAAATGCTATCACAACCAGAGGTAATCGATCGAATTCGATTAATGCATCCTGGATTAGTAGTAATTGATGAAGCCCATTGTCTTTCACAGTGGGGGCCCGATTTTCGTCCTGATTATTTGAATTTAAAATCGGTATTAGAGCAGTTAAATGGACCATTAACGTTAATGTTAACCGCAACTGCTTCAAAGTTAGTTCAATCGGATGTGATTAACAAATTAGGCTTGAAAAAACCAGTGAACCGCATCATTAAGTCCATTGATCGGCCTAATATTTACTTATCCGTCATGGAAGTAGCTAGCAGTGACGATAAAGAAAGTCGCCTTTTAAGGTTAGTTACACAACTGAAAACGCCCGGGGTGATTTATTTTTTAAGCAGAAAATTAGCTAATCAAACTGCCGTTTGGTTAGCTCAAAAAACGGGATTACGAGTGGCCGCTTACCATTCTGGATTAGGAAGTGAGGATCGTTTTAAGATTCAACACCAGTTCATGAGCGACCAATTGGATATAATTTGTGCAACGAGCGCTTTTGGAATGGGGATTGATAAAAATGACATTCGATTTGTGATTCACTATCACTTGCCAGCTAACTTAGATGCATATATGCAAGAAATCGGTCGTGCTGGGCGGGATGGAAAGCAAAGTATTGCGATTTTACTCTATCAACCCGGTGATGAGACTATTCCAGCACACTTGATGTTCAATAATATTCCTGATGAAAGCCTAGTGCGGACCTTTTTTAAGACCCCTAAGCGATTTATTGAACAGTCTCCCGATGATGAACAAATCAAACTATTGGCCTTTTACTTTCAGCATGGTTACAATGCAAATCAATTGAACCGCATCTTTCAGTTGCGGATTTATCAGCAAAGCAACCACTTACAATCATTGATCAATTATGTGAATGCTCATGAATGTCGTAGGCATTCGTTATTATCATACTTTGATCAATTGGCTCCTGGGCATAATAAATATTGTTGTGACTATCAAAGCAATGGACTACCGCTTTCAGATTTAAAACTACAACGTCCTTTGAACCAACCCGATCATGATGCTTCATTGGATTGGCAAATAGTTATCAAAAAATTATTTAAAAATGATGATTAA
- a CDS encoding LysM peptidoglycan-binding domain-containing protein, with product MNDKDQKDKEPWNQTFNDATDDDGNLSRRKLRKQNKNNSLISVILIGAIILIAAIALLFGVMKSTGGSNNSDGTSIASTKVQSVSSSHTKHSEKKSSVKKDQNSSSDTKTSSSESKKEPSQKTSASSHSAAQKSSTSSAKSNSQSSGSNGDYVTVQAGQGLYRVATNAGISEQQLLQLNGLSSDSQLRPGQRLRVK from the coding sequence ATGAACGATAAAGATCAAAAAGATAAAGAACCTTGGAATCAAACATTTAACGATGCAACTGATGACGATGGAAATCTTTCCAGAAGGAAGTTGCGAAAGCAAAATAAAAATAATAGTCTAATCTCGGTGATTTTAATTGGGGCAATTATCCTAATTGCTGCAATTGCATTGTTATTTGGAGTGATGAAAAGTACCGGGGGCAGTAATAATAGTGATGGGACTAGCATTGCTAGTACAAAGGTTCAATCTGTTAGTTCCAGCCATACTAAGCATTCTGAAAAGAAGAGTAGTGTGAAGAAGGATCAAAATAGCTCAAGTGATACTAAGACAAGTAGTTCAGAGTCTAAAAAAGAACCATCACAAAAAACTAGTGCAAGTAGCCATTCAGCCGCACAAAAGTCATCCACTAGTAGTGCAAAAAGCAACAGCCAATCATCTGGAAGTAATGGTGATTATGTTACTGTTCAAGCTGGTCAAGGATTGTATCGAGTGGCTACGAATGCTGGAATATCAGAACAACAATTATTGCAGTTAAATGGGTTATCTAGTGATTCGCAGTTGCGGCCTGGCCAGCGACTACGGGTTAAATAA
- the cmk gene encoding (d)CMP kinase: MSTKKLQVAIDGPASAGKSTVAKLIAKQFGYVYCDTGAMYRSITLKVIQEGIKLDDEPKIVSILDNTTIGFEPGQPQQLVFLDHQDVTNQIRSEQVTNSVSTVAALPGVRKNLVDQQRKIASHGGVIMDGRDIGTTVLPNANLKIFLVASVSERAERRFKDNAEKGIHTPLKELAAEIETRDYKDSHRKVSPLIKASDAIEINTTQMSIQDVVTEISKLMKNKLNNG; encoded by the coding sequence TTGAGTACAAAAAAGCTACAAGTAGCAATTGATGGTCCAGCTTCGGCAGGTAAAAGTACGGTTGCCAAGTTGATTGCCAAACAATTTGGCTATGTTTATTGTGATACTGGAGCAATGTATCGGTCAATTACTTTGAAAGTAATCCAAGAAGGGATTAAACTTGATGATGAACCTAAGATTGTTTCGATCCTTGATAATACAACCATTGGGTTTGAACCAGGGCAGCCGCAACAGCTAGTCTTTTTGGATCATCAAGATGTGACTAATCAGATTCGTTCGGAACAGGTTACTAATTCTGTTTCAACGGTTGCGGCACTGCCGGGAGTTAGAAAGAATTTAGTTGATCAACAACGTAAAATTGCGAGTCACGGTGGGGTGATTATGGACGGACGTGATATTGGAACCACCGTCTTACCAAATGCTAATTTGAAAATCTTTTTAGTTGCTAGTGTTTCCGAGCGAGCTGAGCGACGGTTTAAGGACAATGCTGAAAAGGGAATTCACACGCCCTTGAAGGAATTAGCAGCTGAAATTGAAACTAGGGACTACAAGGATTCACATCGGAAGGTATCACCATTGATTAAGGCATCAGATGCAATTGAAATTAATACAACCCAGATGTCAATTCAAGATGTGGTTACTGAAATTAGTAAATTAATGAAAAATAAACTTAATAATGGCTAA
- the rpsA gene encoding 30S ribosomal protein S1, whose product MSETNENTNKDLLNALNSVQEVKVGDVVNGDVLDIDDSGQVFVGIENSGVEGVIPRRELSATPIENVKDEFKVGDPVKVVVIKGIGDDKEGGNFLLSIKRLEARKVWDEIQAKSEKGETINVTVSRAVRGGLVVDADGVRGFIPASMITDHFVEKLNQFKGQEFECKIVEVIPAENRLILSHREIVELERKEAREKIMDKLTVGEVVEGKVARLTDFGAFVDLGGIDGLVHVSEISYERVAKPSDVLKVGEEVKVKVLSVDEDRDRIALSIKQTQPQPWDDIEAKAPKGSVLDGTVKRLVDFGAFVEVFPGVEGLVHISQISHKHVATPSDVLKVGQKIQVKVLDVQPENHRLALSMRALEPEPENAEGEGKQRPSRKPVSDNSIKNAPEEESGFTLGDIVGKALNKDEDDK is encoded by the coding sequence ATGAGTGAAACTAACGAAAATACAAATAAGGATTTATTAAACGCTTTGAATAGCGTACAAGAAGTAAAAGTCGGGGACGTTGTCAACGGTGATGTTTTAGATATCGATGATAGTGGCCAAGTTTTTGTTGGAATTGAAAATTCCGGAGTTGAAGGGGTTATCCCTCGCCGTGAACTTTCCGCAACTCCAATCGAAAACGTTAAGGATGAATTTAAGGTTGGCGATCCAGTTAAGGTTGTCGTTATCAAGGGCATTGGTGATGACAAGGAAGGCGGGAACTTCCTGCTTTCAATTAAGCGCCTTGAAGCACGTAAGGTGTGGGATGAAATTCAAGCTAAGTCCGAAAAGGGCGAAACGATTAACGTTACCGTTAGTCGTGCCGTTCGTGGTGGATTAGTTGTGGATGCTGATGGTGTTCGTGGATTTATCCCAGCTTCAATGATTACTGATCACTTCGTTGAAAAGTTGAACCAATTTAAGGGTCAAGAATTCGAATGTAAGATCGTTGAAGTAATTCCAGCTGAAAACCGACTAATTCTTTCTCACCGTGAAATTGTTGAATTAGAAAGAAAAGAAGCTCGTGAAAAGATTATGGATAAGCTTACCGTAGGCGAAGTTGTCGAAGGTAAGGTTGCTCGTTTAACTGACTTCGGTGCTTTCGTTGATTTAGGTGGAATCGATGGTTTAGTTCACGTTTCTGAAATTTCATACGAACGAGTTGCAAAGCCAAGTGATGTCCTTAAAGTGGGTGAAGAAGTTAAGGTGAAGGTCCTTTCAGTTGATGAAGATCGTGATCGGATTGCCCTTTCAATTAAGCAAACTCAACCACAACCATGGGATGATATTGAAGCAAAGGCTCCTAAGGGCAGTGTGCTTGATGGGACTGTTAAGCGCCTAGTTGACTTTGGTGCATTTGTTGAAGTCTTTCCTGGAGTTGAAGGGTTAGTTCATATTTCACAGATCTCACACAAGCACGTTGCTACCCCTAGCGATGTATTAAAGGTTGGTCAAAAGATTCAAGTTAAGGTCTTAGATGTTCAACCAGAAAACCACCGTCTTGCTTTATCAATGCGGGCCTTAGAACCTGAACCAGAAAATGCTGAAGGTGAAGGCAAACAACGTCCAAGCAGAAAACCAGTTAGCGATAATTCAATTAAGAATGCTCCTGAAGAAGAAAGTGGTTTCACTTTAGGTGATATCGTTGGTAAAGCTTTGAACAAAGATGAAGACGATAAATAA
- the der gene encoding ribosome biogenesis GTPase Der has translation MAQQPTVAIVGRPNVGKSTIFNRIAGDRISIVEDTPGVTRDRIYAHAEWLNQYFNIIDTGGIDIGDEPFLKQITAQAEVAIDEADVIIFMVDGKQGVTSADERVAKILYRSKKPVVLAVNKVDNQELRMNIYDFYSLGFGEPYAISGAHGIGLGDLLDQVVAHFPSESDTEEIDSIRFSLIGRPNVGKSSLVNSILGENRVIVSDVAGTTRDAINTTFDYQDQLFTMVDTAGLRKRGKVYENTERYSVMRAMKAIDDSDVVLMVINAEEGIREQDKRIAGYAHDAGRAIIVVVNKWDTVKKNTHSQHDFEIAFRTEFRYLSYAPIIFVSALTHQRLNQIPALIEEVNANHKQRIASSALNQVISDAIAMTPTPTVKSRRLRIYYATQVAVAPPTIVIFVNDPELMHFSYQRYLENQIRAHFDFKGTPIKILSRHRK, from the coding sequence ATGGCACAACAACCAACAGTTGCGATTGTGGGCCGGCCCAACGTTGGGAAATCAACAATTTTTAACCGCATTGCGGGAGATCGGATTTCGATTGTTGAAGATACGCCAGGGGTCACTCGGGATCGCATTTACGCCCATGCAGAATGGTTGAACCAGTATTTCAATATTATTGATACTGGTGGGATTGATATTGGCGATGAGCCCTTTTTAAAGCAAATTACTGCGCAAGCAGAAGTAGCAATTGATGAAGCGGATGTAATCATCTTCATGGTAGATGGTAAACAGGGGGTCACTAGCGCTGATGAACGAGTCGCAAAGATTCTTTATCGGTCTAAAAAGCCGGTGGTGCTTGCGGTCAATAAGGTCGATAATCAAGAGTTACGAATGAATATTTATGATTTTTATTCATTGGGATTTGGTGAACCATATGCGATTTCTGGAGCCCATGGAATTGGATTAGGGGATCTATTAGATCAAGTAGTCGCACACTTCCCATCCGAAAGCGACACTGAAGAAATTGATTCAATTCGGTTTAGCTTAATTGGTCGGCCGAACGTTGGGAAGTCTTCCTTAGTTAATTCTATTTTGGGTGAAAATCGGGTGATTGTATCAGACGTTGCCGGAACAACGCGGGATGCAATTAATACCACCTTTGATTATCAAGATCAGTTGTTCACAATGGTCGATACCGCGGGGCTTAGAAAACGTGGCAAGGTTTACGAAAATACCGAACGGTATAGTGTAATGCGTGCCATGAAGGCCATTGATGATAGTGACGTGGTCTTAATGGTGATTAATGCTGAAGAAGGAATTCGTGAACAGGACAAGCGGATTGCAGGGTATGCGCATGATGCCGGACGGGCAATAATTGTGGTTGTGAATAAATGGGATACAGTTAAGAAAAATACCCATAGCCAACACGACTTTGAAATTGCTTTTCGGACGGAATTTCGATACCTTAGCTATGCCCCAATTATTTTTGTGTCTGCACTGACCCACCAACGCTTAAATCAAATTCCAGCGTTAATTGAAGAGGTTAATGCCAACCACAAGCAACGAATCGCATCATCAGCATTAAATCAAGTGATTTCAGATGCAATTGCAATGACACCCACGCCAACGGTAAAATCAAGACGATTACGGATTTATTATGCGACCCAAGTGGCAGTTGCACCGCCTACGATCGTTATTTTTGTAAATGATCCGGAATTAATGCATTTTTCATACCAAAGGTATCTTGAAAATCAAATTCGGGCTCATTTTGATTTTAAGGGAACGCCAATTAAAATTTTAAGTCGTCACCGAAAATAA
- a CDS encoding HU family DNA-binding protein, whose protein sequence is MANKAELVGDVAEKTGLTKKDATAAVDAVFSSIEDHLSDGEKVQLIGFGNFEVRERAARKGRNPQTGAEIQIPASKVPAFKPGKALKDAVK, encoded by the coding sequence ATGGCAAACAAGGCAGAATTAGTTGGCGATGTCGCAGAAAAGACTGGTTTAACTAAAAAAGATGCTACTGCAGCTGTAGATGCAGTATTCAGTTCAATTGAAGACCATTTATCAGATGGTGAAAAAGTTCAATTGATTGGTTTTGGTAACTTTGAAGTTCGTGAACGTGCCGCTCGTAAGGGCCGTAACCCACAAACTGGTGCAGAAATTCAAATTCCTGCAAGCAAGGTACCAGCTTTCAAACCAGGTAAAGCTTTAAAGGATGCAGTTAAATAA